From the genome of Borrelia hispanica CRI, one region includes:
- a CDS encoding anti-CBASS protein Acb1 family protein, whose product MFKFNFFKRNFDKSAASNSIFYPTSSSCLNRDSSRLSHQVAEIYAGFAASRDIEHKKGDGLDVLFDNNFRSVIKKMVYTSIISGESAFYIVVPDSEDPRTPLKDGFESRCFNFGEVCDADDFSVDHIHPTRVIKMKSSFLNFSALEKSSRMMNSLLDETVGFLKVNNFTFLKSATLPSIKDMTAHDLSELKKNVEGVLDSNHKMMILGKEDDIANITRSVSPIRDAFEIIVSDVTLYSGIPKEVLYPTSPSGEGSVGNYDIFYLNIEQICKLMMAPFINAVLKKFRLESNWQFKAVKPISQKEQADIEEKHARTLSLYADILEKANEMGNLDLVNKIQFELNEFLQV is encoded by the coding sequence TTGTTTAAGTTTAATTTTTTTAAAAGGAATTTTGATAAGAGTGCTGCTTCAAATTCAATATTTTATCCGACAAGCAGCAGTTGTTTGAATAGAGATTCGTCAAGACTTTCTCATCAAGTAGCAGAAATATATGCAGGATTTGCAGCATCTAGAGACATTGAGCACAAAAAAGGAGATGGGCTTGATGTGCTTTTTGATAACAATTTTAGAAGCGTGATCAAAAAGATGGTCTACACCTCAATTATTTCGGGGGAAAGTGCTTTTTACATAGTAGTTCCTGATTCTGAAGATCCCCGCACACCATTGAAGGATGGTTTTGAATCTCGTTGTTTCAATTTTGGTGAGGTTTGTGATGCAGATGATTTTTCTGTTGATCATATACATCCGACTCGTGTTATCAAAATGAAGTCGTCATTTTTGAATTTTTCGGCTTTAGAGAAGAGTAGTCGCATGATGAATTCTTTGCTTGATGAGACGGTTGGTTTTTTGAAGGTTAACAATTTTACTTTTCTAAAATCCGCAACTTTGCCATCAATCAAAGATATGACGGCACATGATCTTTCTGAACTTAAGAAAAATGTAGAAGGGGTTTTGGATAGTAATCATAAAATGATGATACTTGGTAAAGAAGATGATATTGCAAATATTACACGTTCTGTAAGTCCTATAAGAGATGCATTTGAGATTATTGTGTCTGATGTGACGCTCTATTCTGGAATTCCTAAAGAAGTACTATATCCCACATCTCCGTCTGGGGAGGGAAGTGTTGGAAATTATGACATATTCTATCTGAATATTGAGCAAATATGTAAGTTAATGATGGCGCCTTTTATCAATGCAGTTCTGAAGAAATTTAGACTTGAATCTAATTGGCAATTTAAGGCTGTGAAGCCGATTAGTCAAAAAGAACAAGCTGATATTGAAGAGAAACATGCGCGTACTCTGTCTTTATATGCAGATATTTTAGAAAAGGCTAATGAGATGGGTAATTTAGATCTTGTGAACAAAATTCAGTTTGAACTTAACGAATTTTTGCAAGTTTAG